One segment of Bradyrhizobium sp. CB2312 DNA contains the following:
- a CDS encoding DUF2946 domain-containing protein, protein MKWFRSNIRRGARLALFAMLVQLGLTFGHSHWFAQAAPLAATSLQQTDSDKALASSDRTAVQKQSPGSPDREPPGEDNCAICAVVAMAGTVVFATPPLLQLPQATELLYRTLDAEFIHLESARTAFQPRAPPAS, encoded by the coding sequence ATGAAGTGGTTCCGGTCGAATATCAGGCGCGGCGCCCGGCTCGCGTTGTTCGCGATGCTGGTGCAGCTCGGGCTCACCTTCGGCCACAGCCATTGGTTTGCGCAGGCCGCGCCGCTCGCGGCGACCTCGCTCCAGCAGACCGACAGCGACAAGGCTCTCGCTTCGAGCGACCGCACTGCTGTCCAGAAGCAATCGCCTGGAAGCCCCGACCGCGAGCCGCCGGGCGAGGACAATTGCGCGATCTGCGCCGTGGTCGCGATGGCGGGCACCGTCGTGTTCGCGACGCCGCCTCTGTTGCAACTGCCGCAGGCGACCGAGCTGCTCTACCGCACCTTGGACGCCGAATTCATCCATCTGGAATCGGCCCGCACGGCGTTCCAGCCGCGCGCCCCTCCCGCGTCCTGA
- a CDS encoding TonB-dependent receptor, producing MSFELRRAQRLGGASLLLLGAAATPALAQDKPVATELPSVTVTAPSPIVRRAVVPSRTPGRATRTARVRSRERTAEAASAAPQTAAPQQGVLPIVTNQFATVTVVPSEEIRREGGGQLGDLLFSKPGITGSSFAPGASSRPIIRGLDVNRVGIVENGTNGGGASDLGEDHFVPIDPLATNQVEVVRGPAALRYGSTSIGGVVSATNNRIPDALPSCAPSFQTYGLPIKAPLATAETSPCVTAETRTAFSSVDRGVESGVLLDTGGGNFAFHADAYGRTTTDYGIPSYPYLADQTRIITNGRQPNSATRSDGASIGGSYFFQGGYIGAAITQNDSLYYIPGIDGADHNTRIDGHQTKINVKGEYRPDAAAIDTIRFWAGATDYRHNEIGLADPADPNTDGVRQTFTNKEQEIRTEVQLMPFNARFAEVTTALGFQVGHQELTAPSPDNPGTLFNGLWDPNNNTRVAAYAFNEFKFTDATRAQIAGRIEHVELHGTTPNFPADYLPDGTPQVPIARNPSYTPKSGSIGLLQDLPGGMVGSITAQYVERAPKPAELFSRGAHDATATFDIGNPNLKIETAKSVEVGVRKATGPLRFEATVYYTHFDNFIFRRLTGVMCDDDFASCGTPGAELNQAVYSQRNANFRGGEFQSQLDVGAFQGGIWGIENQLDVVRATFTDGTNVPRIPPLRMGGGVFWRDDNWLMRVNLLHAFAQDNVAAVAETPTPGYNLLRAEVSYKTKLAPNWFGAREMMAGITGNNLLNESIRNSVSYTKDQVLMPGIGVRAFANFKF from the coding sequence ATGTCATTTGAATTGCGACGCGCGCAGCGCCTCGGCGGAGCGAGCCTGCTCCTGCTTGGTGCCGCCGCCACCCCGGCGCTGGCTCAGGACAAGCCGGTGGCCACCGAGCTTCCGTCCGTCACCGTGACGGCCCCGAGCCCCATCGTGCGCAGAGCGGTGGTGCCGTCCCGCACCCCCGGCCGCGCCACGCGAACCGCGCGGGTGCGAAGCCGTGAACGCACGGCCGAGGCCGCGTCGGCGGCGCCGCAAACCGCCGCGCCCCAGCAGGGCGTGCTGCCCATCGTGACCAACCAGTTCGCCACCGTCACCGTGGTGCCGAGCGAGGAGATCCGCCGCGAGGGCGGCGGCCAGCTCGGCGACTTGCTGTTCTCCAAGCCGGGTATCACCGGCTCGAGCTTTGCGCCCGGGGCCTCCAGCCGGCCGATCATCAGGGGTCTCGACGTCAACCGTGTCGGCATCGTCGAGAACGGCACCAATGGAGGCGGCGCCTCCGATCTCGGCGAGGACCACTTCGTCCCGATCGATCCGCTCGCGACCAACCAGGTCGAGGTTGTGCGCGGGCCGGCCGCGCTGCGCTACGGCTCGACCTCGATCGGCGGCGTCGTCAGCGCCACCAACAACCGGATTCCGGATGCGCTGCCCTCCTGCGCTCCTTCGTTCCAGACCTACGGCCTGCCGATCAAGGCGCCGCTCGCGACCGCCGAGACCTCGCCCTGCGTCACCGCCGAGACCCGCACCGCCTTCAGCTCGGTCGATCGCGGCGTCGAAAGCGGCGTGCTGCTGGACACCGGCGGCGGCAATTTTGCCTTCCATGCCGATGCCTACGGCCGCACCACCACGGACTACGGCATTCCGAGCTATCCCTACCTGGCCGACCAGACGCGCATCATTACCAACGGCCGCCAGCCCAACTCGGCGACGCGGTCGGACGGCGCCTCGATCGGCGGCTCCTACTTCTTCCAGGGCGGCTATATCGGCGCGGCGATCACGCAGAACGACTCGCTCTACTACATCCCCGGTATCGACGGCGCCGACCACAACACGCGGATCGACGGTCACCAGACCAAGATCAACGTCAAGGGCGAGTACCGGCCCGATGCCGCCGCGATCGACACCATCCGCTTCTGGGCTGGCGCCACGGATTATCGACACAACGAGATCGGCCTTGCCGACCCCGCCGATCCCAACACCGACGGTGTGCGGCAGACCTTCACCAACAAGGAGCAGGAGATCCGCACCGAGGTGCAGTTGATGCCGTTCAACGCGCGCTTCGCCGAAGTGACGACGGCGCTGGGCTTCCAGGTCGGTCATCAGGAGCTGACGGCACCGAGCCCCGACAATCCCGGCACGCTGTTCAACGGCCTGTGGGACCCCAACAACAACACCCGCGTTGCTGCTTACGCCTTCAACGAGTTCAAGTTCACGGACGCGACGCGGGCCCAGATCGCCGGCCGCATCGAGCACGTCGAGCTGCACGGCACCACGCCGAATTTCCCGGCCGACTACCTGCCCGACGGCACACCGCAGGTGCCGATCGCGCGCAATCCCTCCTACACGCCGAAGAGCGGCAGCATCGGCCTGTTGCAGGACCTGCCGGGCGGCATGGTCGGCAGCATCACCGCGCAATATGTCGAGCGCGCGCCGAAGCCGGCCGAGTTGTTCTCGCGCGGCGCCCATGACGCGACGGCGACCTTCGACATCGGCAATCCGAACCTGAAGATCGAGACCGCGAAGTCGGTCGAGGTCGGCGTGCGCAAGGCGACGGGGCCGCTCCGCTTCGAAGCGACGGTCTACTACACGCATTTCGACAATTTCATTTTTCGCCGCCTCACCGGCGTGATGTGCGACGACGACTTTGCCTCGTGCGGCACGCCCGGCGCCGAGCTGAACCAGGCGGTGTATTCGCAACGCAATGCCAATTTCCGCGGCGGCGAATTCCAGTCGCAGCTCGATGTCGGCGCGTTCCAGGGCGGCATCTGGGGCATCGAGAACCAGCTCGACGTGGTCCGCGCCACCTTCACCGACGGCACAAACGTGCCACGCATTCCGCCCTTGCGGATGGGCGGCGGCGTGTTCTGGCGCGACGACAACTGGCTGATGCGCGTCAACCTGTTGCACGCCTTCGCGCAGGACAACGTCGCCGCGGTCGCGGAGACGCCGACGCCGGGCTACAACCTGCTGAGGGCCGAGGTGAGCTACAAGACCAAGCTCGCCCCCAACTGGTTCGGTGCGCGCGAGATGATGGCGGGCATCACCGGCAACAATCTCCTCAACGAGAGTATCCGCAACTCGGTGTCCTACACCAAGGACCAGGTCCTGATGCCCGGCATCGGCGTGCGAGCGTTCGCGAACTTCAAGTTCTGA